In a single window of the Callithrix jacchus isolate 240 chromosome 1, calJac240_pri, whole genome shotgun sequence genome:
- the CHADL gene encoding chondroadherin-like protein isoform X1: MEGPQSSTHVSLVLLLLVLLLLGSARQAAAQRCPQACICDNSRRHVACRYQNLTEVPDTIPELTQRLDLQGNLLKVIPAAAFQGLPHLTHLDLRHCQVELVAEGAFRGLGRLLLLNLASNHLRALPQEALDGLGSLRRLELERNALEELRPGTFWALGALATLNLAHNALVYLPAMAFQGLLRVRWLRLSHNALSVLAPEALAGLSTLRRLSLHHNELQALPGPALSQARGLARLELGYNPLTYAGEEDGLVLPGLRELLLDGGALQALGPRAFAHCPRLHTVDLRGNQLDTLPPLQGPGQLRRLRLQGNPLWCGCQARPLLEWLVRARVRSDGECRGPRRLRGEALDALRPWDLRCPGDAAQEEEEREERAGAGPRAPPRGPGEEEQAVVPCPGACVCAPESRHSSCEGCGLQAVPRGFPNDTQLLDLRRNHFPSVPREVFSGLGLLVSLHLQHCGITELEAGALAGLGRLIYLYLSDNQLAGLSAAALEGAPRLGYLYLEHNRFLQVPGAALRALPSLFSLHLQDNAVDRLAPGDLGGTRALRWLYLSGNRITQVSPGALGPARELEKLHLDRNQLREVPTGALEGLPGLLELQLSGNPLRALHDGAFQPVSRSLQHLFLNSSGLEQISPGAFLGLGPGLQSLHLQKNQLQTLPALPSLSQLELMDLSGNPFHCDCQLLPLHRWLTGLNLRVGATCATPPSAHGQRVKTAAAVFEACRGWAARKAKQTPASGPSARTTPTKGRQRGADKITVDSTMSQPDLSGLPQPRIPGMGA; the protein is encoded by the exons ATGGAGGG gcCCCAGAGCTCCACCCATGTCTCcttggtgctgctgctgctggtcctgCTGTTGCTGGGCTCAGCTAGGCAGGCAGCTGCCCAGCGCTGCCCACAGGCCTGCATCTGTGACAACTCCAGGCGGCACGTTGCCTGCCGGTACCAGAACCTCACCGAGGTGCCAGACACCATCCCTGAG CTGACCCAGCGGCTGGACCTGCAGGGCAACTTGCTGAAGGTGATCCCCGCAGCCGCCTTCCAGGGTCTGCCCCACCTCACACACCTGGACCTGCGTCACTGCCAGGTGGAGCTGGTGGCTGAGGGTGCCTTCCGTGGCCTGGGCCGCCTGCTCCTGCTCAACCTGGCCTCCAACCACCTGCGCGCACTGCCCCAGGAGGCGCTGGACGGGCTGGGCTCGCTGCGGCGTTTGGAGCTGGAGAGGAACGCGCTGGAGGAGCTGCGGCCGGGGACATTCTGGGCGCTGGGCGCGCTGGCCACGCTGAACCTGGCCCACAACGCCCTGGTCTACCTGCCCGCCATGGCTTTCCAGGGGCTGCTGCGCGTCCGCTGGCTGCGGCTGTCACACAATGCGCTCAGCGTGCTGGCCCCCGAGGCCCTGGCTGGCCTGTCCACCCTGCGCCGGCTCAGCCTGCACCACAATGAGCTCCAGGCCCTGCCCGGGCCCGCCTTATCCCAGGCCCGCGGCCTGGCCCGTCTGGAGCTGGGCTACAACCCGCTCACCTACGCCGGCGAGGAGGACGGGCTGGTGCTACCCGGCCTGCGGGAGCTGCTGCTGGACGGCGGGGCCCTGCAGGCCCTGGGTCCCAGGGCCTTCGCGCACTGCCCGCGCCTGCACACCGTGGACCTCCGCGGGAACCAGCTGGACACCCTGCCCCCGCTGCAGGGCCCGGGCCAGCTGCGCCGGCTGAGACTGCAGGGGAACCCGCTGTGGTGCGGCTGCCAGGCGCGGCCCCTACTGGAGTGGCTGGTGCGGGCGCGCGTGCGCTCCGACGGCGAGTGCCGGGGACCGCGGCGCCTGCGGGGCGAAGCTCTGGACGCCCTGCGGCCCTGGGACCTGCGCTGCCCGGGAGATGCGGCGCAGGAAGAGGAAGAGCGGGAGGAGCGGGCTGGGGCCGGACCCCGCGCCCCTCCGCGCGGCCCCGGGGAGGAGGAGCAGGCGGTTGTGCCCTGTCCTGGCGCCTGCGTGTGCGCCCCCGAGTCCCGGCATAGCAGTTGCGAGGGCTGCGGCCTGCAGGCGGTGCCCCGCGGCTTCCCCAACGATACCCAGCTCCTGGACCTGAGGCGGAACCACTTCCCCTCGGTGCCCCGAGAGGTCTTCTCCGGCCTGGGCCTCCTGGTGTCGCTGCACCTGCAGCACTGCGGCATCACAGAGCTGGAGGCGGGCGCCCTGGCGGGGCTGGGCCGCCTGATATATCTGTACCTCTCCGACAACCAGCTCGCAGGCCTCAGCGCTGCTGCCCTCGAAGGGGCGCCCCGCCTTGGCTACCTGTACCTGGAGCACAACCGCTTCCTGCAGGTGCCGGGGGCTGCCCTGCGTGCCCTGCCCAGTCTCTTCTCCCTGCACCTGCAGGACAACGCTGTGGACCGCCTGGCACCCGGGGACCTCGGGGGAACACGGGCCTTGCGCTGGCTCTACCTGAGTGGAAACCGCATCACCCAAGTGTCTCCCGGGGCGCTGGGCCCAGCTCGGGAGCTGGAGAAGCTGCACCTGGACAGGAATCAGCTGCGAGAGGTGCCCACTGGGGCCTTGGAGGGGCTGCCTGGCCTCCTGGAGCTGCAACTCTCAGGCAACCCACTCAGGGCCTTGCACGACGGGGCCTTCCAGCCTGTGAGCAGATCGCTGCAGCACCTCTTCCTGAACAGCAGTGGCCTGGAGCAG ATTTCTCCTGGGGCCTTTTTAGGCCTAGGGCCGGGGCTCCAGAGCCTGCACCTGCAGAAGAACCAGCTTCAGACCCTGCCTGCCTTGCCCAGTCTCAGCCAGCTGGAACTCATGGACCTCAGCGGCAATCCCTTCCACTGTGACTGCCAGCTGCTCCCGCTGCACAG GTGGCTTACTGGGTTGAACCTGAGGGTGGGGGCCACCTGTGCCACCCCTCCCAGTGCCCATGGCCAGAGGGTGAAGACTGCAGCTGCTGTCTTTGAAGCCTGCCGGGGCTGGGCTGCCAGGAAGGCCAAGCAGACACCAGCCTCTGGGCCCAGCGCCAGGACAACCCCCACCAAAGGAAGGCAGCGGGGAGCAGATAAG ATCACTGTTGACTCAACCATGTCCCAGCCTGACCTAAGCGGCCTCCCTCAGCCCAGGATCCCAGGGATGGGAGCGTAG
- the CHADL gene encoding chondroadherin-like protein isoform X2 — MEGPQSSTHVSLVLLLLVLLLLGSARQAAAQRCPQACICDNSRRHVACRYQNLTEVPDTIPELTQRLDLQGNLLKVIPAAAFQGLPHLTHLDLRHCQVELVAEGAFRGLGRLLLLNLASNHLRALPQEALDGLGSLRRLELERNALEELRPGTFWALGALATLNLAHNALVYLPAMAFQGLLRVRWLRLSHNALSVLAPEALAGLSTLRRLSLHHNELQALPGPALSQARGLARLELGYNPLTYAGEEDGLVLPGLRELLLDGGALQALGPRAFAHCPRLHTVDLRGNQLDTLPPLQGPGQLRRLRLQGNPLWCGCQARPLLEWLVRARVRSDGECRGPRRLRGEALDALRPWDLRCPGDAAQEEEEREERAGAGPRAPPRGPGEEEQAVVPCPGACVCAPESRHSSCEGCGLQAVPRGFPNDTQLLDLRRNHFPSVPREVFSGLGLLVSLHLQHCGITELEAGALAGLGRLIYLYLSDNQLAGLSAAALEGAPRLGYLYLEHNRFLQVPGAALRALPSLFSLHLQDNAVDRLAPGDLGGTRALRWLYLSGNRITQVSPGALGPARELEKLHLDRNQLREVPTGALEGLPGLLELQLSGNPLRALHDGAFQPVSRSLQHLFLNSSGLEQISPGAFLGLGPGLQSLHLQKNQLQTLPALPSLSQLELMDLSGNPFHCDCQLLPLHRWLTGLNLRVGATCATPPSAHGQRVKTAAAVFEACRGWAARKAKQTPASGPSARTTPTKGRQRGADKVGKERGRL; from the exons ATGGAGGG gcCCCAGAGCTCCACCCATGTCTCcttggtgctgctgctgctggtcctgCTGTTGCTGGGCTCAGCTAGGCAGGCAGCTGCCCAGCGCTGCCCACAGGCCTGCATCTGTGACAACTCCAGGCGGCACGTTGCCTGCCGGTACCAGAACCTCACCGAGGTGCCAGACACCATCCCTGAG CTGACCCAGCGGCTGGACCTGCAGGGCAACTTGCTGAAGGTGATCCCCGCAGCCGCCTTCCAGGGTCTGCCCCACCTCACACACCTGGACCTGCGTCACTGCCAGGTGGAGCTGGTGGCTGAGGGTGCCTTCCGTGGCCTGGGCCGCCTGCTCCTGCTCAACCTGGCCTCCAACCACCTGCGCGCACTGCCCCAGGAGGCGCTGGACGGGCTGGGCTCGCTGCGGCGTTTGGAGCTGGAGAGGAACGCGCTGGAGGAGCTGCGGCCGGGGACATTCTGGGCGCTGGGCGCGCTGGCCACGCTGAACCTGGCCCACAACGCCCTGGTCTACCTGCCCGCCATGGCTTTCCAGGGGCTGCTGCGCGTCCGCTGGCTGCGGCTGTCACACAATGCGCTCAGCGTGCTGGCCCCCGAGGCCCTGGCTGGCCTGTCCACCCTGCGCCGGCTCAGCCTGCACCACAATGAGCTCCAGGCCCTGCCCGGGCCCGCCTTATCCCAGGCCCGCGGCCTGGCCCGTCTGGAGCTGGGCTACAACCCGCTCACCTACGCCGGCGAGGAGGACGGGCTGGTGCTACCCGGCCTGCGGGAGCTGCTGCTGGACGGCGGGGCCCTGCAGGCCCTGGGTCCCAGGGCCTTCGCGCACTGCCCGCGCCTGCACACCGTGGACCTCCGCGGGAACCAGCTGGACACCCTGCCCCCGCTGCAGGGCCCGGGCCAGCTGCGCCGGCTGAGACTGCAGGGGAACCCGCTGTGGTGCGGCTGCCAGGCGCGGCCCCTACTGGAGTGGCTGGTGCGGGCGCGCGTGCGCTCCGACGGCGAGTGCCGGGGACCGCGGCGCCTGCGGGGCGAAGCTCTGGACGCCCTGCGGCCCTGGGACCTGCGCTGCCCGGGAGATGCGGCGCAGGAAGAGGAAGAGCGGGAGGAGCGGGCTGGGGCCGGACCCCGCGCCCCTCCGCGCGGCCCCGGGGAGGAGGAGCAGGCGGTTGTGCCCTGTCCTGGCGCCTGCGTGTGCGCCCCCGAGTCCCGGCATAGCAGTTGCGAGGGCTGCGGCCTGCAGGCGGTGCCCCGCGGCTTCCCCAACGATACCCAGCTCCTGGACCTGAGGCGGAACCACTTCCCCTCGGTGCCCCGAGAGGTCTTCTCCGGCCTGGGCCTCCTGGTGTCGCTGCACCTGCAGCACTGCGGCATCACAGAGCTGGAGGCGGGCGCCCTGGCGGGGCTGGGCCGCCTGATATATCTGTACCTCTCCGACAACCAGCTCGCAGGCCTCAGCGCTGCTGCCCTCGAAGGGGCGCCCCGCCTTGGCTACCTGTACCTGGAGCACAACCGCTTCCTGCAGGTGCCGGGGGCTGCCCTGCGTGCCCTGCCCAGTCTCTTCTCCCTGCACCTGCAGGACAACGCTGTGGACCGCCTGGCACCCGGGGACCTCGGGGGAACACGGGCCTTGCGCTGGCTCTACCTGAGTGGAAACCGCATCACCCAAGTGTCTCCCGGGGCGCTGGGCCCAGCTCGGGAGCTGGAGAAGCTGCACCTGGACAGGAATCAGCTGCGAGAGGTGCCCACTGGGGCCTTGGAGGGGCTGCCTGGCCTCCTGGAGCTGCAACTCTCAGGCAACCCACTCAGGGCCTTGCACGACGGGGCCTTCCAGCCTGTGAGCAGATCGCTGCAGCACCTCTTCCTGAACAGCAGTGGCCTGGAGCAG ATTTCTCCTGGGGCCTTTTTAGGCCTAGGGCCGGGGCTCCAGAGCCTGCACCTGCAGAAGAACCAGCTTCAGACCCTGCCTGCCTTGCCCAGTCTCAGCCAGCTGGAACTCATGGACCTCAGCGGCAATCCCTTCCACTGTGACTGCCAGCTGCTCCCGCTGCACAG GTGGCTTACTGGGTTGAACCTGAGGGTGGGGGCCACCTGTGCCACCCCTCCCAGTGCCCATGGCCAGAGGGTGAAGACTGCAGCTGCTGTCTTTGAAGCCTGCCGGGGCTGGGCTGCCAGGAAGGCCAAGCAGACACCAGCCTCTGGGCCCAGCGCCAGGACAACCCCCACCAAAGGAAGGCAGCGGGGAGCAGATAAG gtggggaaggagaggggccgTCTCTGA